GCGCGCGGACCGGGTACGCGGAGGTCGAGGAGCGTTCACGACGCCTGGTCACCGACGAGATCCTGGTCGCCGAGGTGCGTCGGATCGCCGCGCTGCTCGGCGGGGTCGACCCGGAGGCGGCGCGCGCGGCGGTCGCCGAGGTGATGATCGCGTTCGGCGTCTACCGCTCGTATCTGCCGGAGGGCGCGGGCACGTGGGCCGCTGCGGTGGAGCGGGCGCGGGGGCGCCGTCCGGAGCTGGCCCCGGCGTTCGACGCGCTGGACAGCCAGGTGCGGGGCGCGCCGCACGGCGAGCTGGCCACGCGGCTGCAGCAGACCTCGGGAATGGTCGTGGCGAAGGGCACCGAGGACACCACGTTCTACCGGTTCACCCGGTTCGCCGCGCTGAACGAGGTCGGCGGCAGCCCGGACCGGTTCGGCCTGGCCGTGCGGGATTTCCACACACTGGCCGCGGGCCGCGCCGCGGCACAGCCGGCCACCATGACCACGTTGACCACGCATGACACCAAACGGTCCGAGGACACCCGGGCGCGGCTCGCCGCACTGTCCGAAGTGGCAGAGGAGTTCGCAGCCGCGGTACGCCGGTGGACCGCCCGTCGTGGGCTCGGCGAACCGGCGCTGAATCTGCTGGCGTGGCAGACCCTGGTCGGTGCCTGGCCGATCTCGCCGGAACGGCTGCGCGGCTACCTGGACAAGGCGGCCAAGGAGGCCAAGCTCCGCACCGGCTGGACCGACCACGACGAGGAGTTCGAACGGGCCGTCGCCGCGTGGCCGGACGAAGTGCTCGCCGACGCCGAGCTGGCCGCCGACGTGGCGGCGTTCGTCGCCAGGGTGCGTGGTGCGGGCTGGTCGAACTCGCTCGGCCAGAAGCTGATGCAGCTGGCCGGACCTGGTGTGCCGGACGTCTACCAGGGCACCGAGCTGTGGGACCACTCGCTGGTCGACCCGGACAACCGGCGCCCGGTCGACTACCTGTCCCGCCGGGAGATCCTGGCACGTGTACAGGCGGGGCAGCAGCCCGCGATCGACGCGTCCGGGGCGGCGAAACTCCTTGTCGTGCACCGGGTTCTGACCCTGCGCCGGGATCGGCCGGAGCTGTTCACCGGGTACCGTCCGCTGCACGCCGAGGGCGTCGCCGCCGACCATCTGCTTGCGTTCGAACGAGGGGAGCGGCTGGTCGTGGCGGTGACCCGGCTGCCGCTCGGGCTCGAACGCGCGGGCGGCTGGCGGGGCACCGTCCTGCCGCTGCGCGATGGTGAGTGGACCGACGTGCTCACCCGCCGCGCGGTCGGCGACGCACCACGCGCGGCCGCGCTGTTCGACCGCTACCCGGTGGCCCTGCTGGTCCGGGAGAGATCCTGATGTTCACCGTTTGGGCGCCTGCAGCCGACCGGGTCCGCGTACGCGTCGACGGCATCGACCACGAAATGACCGCCACCGAGGGCGGCTGGTGGCGCGCCGAGGTCACCGGCAGCGACTACGCGTTCCTGCTTGGCGATGACGAACGGCCCCTGCCCGACCCTCGTTCGCTACGGCAGCCACACGGCGTACACGAAGCGTCGCGCGTGTATGACCACAGCGAGTTCACCTGGACCGACCACGCGTGGACCGGACGACAGCTGCCCGGCGCGGTGATCTACGAACTACACCTTGGCACCTTCACCGAGGACGGCACGTTCGACGCGGCGATCGAGCGGCTGGGCCACCTGGTCGACCTGGGCGTCACCCACGTGGAGCTGCTCCCGGTGAACTCCTTCGACGGCGTCGCCGGCTGGGGCTACGACGGTGTGCTGTGGGCCGCCGTGCACGAGCCGTACGGCGGACCGGATGGGCTGAAGCGGTTCGTCGACGCCTGTCACGCGCGTGGGCTCGCCGTGGTGCTCGACGTGGTCTACAATCACCTCGGCCCGTCCGGTGCCTATCTCGACCGGTTCGGCCCGTACTTCGCCGGTCGTACCGACTGGGGTGCCGGCCTGAATCTCGACGGCGCAGGCTCGGACGAGGTGCGTCGTTACGTCCTGGACAACGCGCTGGGCTGGCTGCGTGACTTCCACGTGGACGGGCTCAGGCTCGACGCGGTGCACGCGCTGGTCGACAAGCGCGCGACGCATCTGCTGGAGGAGCTTGCCGTCGAGGTCGAAGCGCTGTCGACCACGCTCGGCCGCCCGCTGCCGTTGATCGCCGAGTCCGACCTGAACGACCCGAAGCTGGTCACCAGCCGTGACGGCGGCGGTTACGGGCTGGACGCGCAGTGGTCCGACGATCTGCACCACGCGCTGCACGTCCGGCTCACCGGCGAGACCACCGGCTACTACCCGGACTTCGCTGCGCCGGACGCGTTGGCGAAGACACTGCGCGAGGTATTCTTCCATGCTGGTACCTGGTCCTCGTTTCGTGAGCGTACGCACGGCCGTCCGGTGGACACGCGCGTGCTGCCGGGCCACCGGTTCCTCGCCTACCTGCAGGACCACGACCAGATCGGCAACCGCGCGGCCGGTGACCGGCTGTCCGCGACAGTGCCCGCGGGCCTGCTCGCCTGTGGGGCCGCCGTCGTGTTCTGCTCGCCGTACACGCCGATGCTGTTCATGGGAGAAGAGTGGGCGGCGAACACGCCGTGGCAGTTCTTCGCCTCCTTCCCGGACCCGGAGCTGGCCGAAGCGGTCCGTACGGGGCGTCGCCGCGAGTTCTCCCGTCACGGCTGGGTTGCCGGGGACGTGCCGGACCCGATGGACCCCGCCACCGTCGCCCGGTCACGGCTGGACTGGTCCGAGCCGGGCCGCGACGGCCACCGCGAGATGCTCGCCCTGTACCGGACGCTGATCCGCCTCCGCCGCGACCGCCCCGAACTGGCCGATCCGCGGCTCGCCGGGCTGGTCGTGGAGACCGCGGCCGACGGCTCGTGGCTGGTCCTGCACCGCGGCGCACTGCGGCTGGCCTGCAACTTCGCCCCAGACCCGGCCACCGTCCCGCTGGCCGGCACCCCCGGCGAGGTCCTCGCTTCCTGGGGCGAGGCTCGCTTCGCAGGTTCATCCGCCCTTTTACCGGGCCACTCCTTCGTCCTCACCGCCCCGGCCTAAGGCTGTGAAGGGCCCCTTCACAGCCTTGGCGCGCCCGGAGGGTGGGGCGGGGTGGGTGGGGGTTCGTGCTGGTCGGCGTGGTGCGATCGGGCGGGGGCGGGCGGCCGGGGCGGGAAAGAGCCCCCGGTGGCGGAGCCGCCGCGGCGCCGGGACTGGAAGGATCTGCGCATGGCTACCCGACCCGCACCCGACAACCAGGTCCTCGCCGGCCGCCCGTTCCCGCTCGGTGCCCACCCGGAGGCGGGCGGCGTCCGCTTCGCGGTGACCTCGGCGGTGGCCGACTCGGTCGAGGTCTGCCTGATCGGCGAGGACGGGACGGAACGGCGGATCGAGCTGACCGAGCGCACCTTCGGCGTGTGGCACGGGCTGGTCCCCGGCGTCACGGTCGGTCAGCGTTACGGCTACCGCGTACACGGCCCGTACGACCTGGCGCGCGGGCTGCGCTGCAACCCGGCGAAGCTGCTCGTGGACCCGTACGCGCGCCGGATCACTGGCCGGCTGACCGACCTGGTCGCGGCGCAGGGCTTCGTCGGCGACCCGGACCGCGGCCCGAAGTCCACTGTGGACTCGCTGGGCAGTGTGCCGCTGTCGGTGGTCACCTCGCCCGGCGGCCCGGAGACCGGGATCAAGCCGGAGGTGCCGTTCGAGGAGTCGGTGTTCTACGAGCTGCACGTGAAGGGGTTCACCGCGCAGCACCCGTTCATCCCCGAACCGCTGCGCGGCACCTACCTCGGCCTGGCCCACCCGGTGGCGATCGAACACCTGACCCGGCTCGGGGTGACCGCGGTGGAGCTGCTGCCGGTGCACGCCTACGCCGACGAGCCCGCGCTGATCCGCGCCGGGCGGCACAACTACTGGGGCTACTCGCCGCTGGGCTACTTCGCGCCGCATCCGTCCTATGCCAGCGAGCCCGGCCGTGAGGTCGAGGAGTTCCGCACGATGGTGGCCGCGCTGCACGGCGCGGGCATCGAGGTCATCCTCGACGTGGTCTTCAACCACACCTGCGAAGGCGGTCCGGACGGGCCGACGCTGTCCCTGCGCGGGCTTGACGCCCCCGCCTACTATCTGCACACCCGCCGTGGACACATGGCCGATCTGACCGGCTGCGGCAATACCCTGGACGCCGGTTCGCCCACGGTGGTCCGCCTGGTCACCGATTCGCTGCGGTACTGGACGCAGGAGCTGGGCGTGGACGGTTTCCGGTTCGACCTGGCGAGCACGCTCGGCCGGCCGGGCGGGGGCGGCTTCGACCGTGATTCCGCGATGTTCACCGCGATCACCACCGACCCCGTGCTGGCGCGGTGCAAGCTGATCGCCGAACCGTGGGACGCGACCGCCGGGGGATACCAGGTGGGCGGCTTCGGCCCGCAGTGGGCGGAGTGGAACGGCCGCTACCGGGACACGGTGCGGGACTTCTGGCGCGGCGCCACCGGCGTGCGCGATCTCGCCTACCGGCTGTCCGGCTCGTCCGACCTCTACGACCACAACCTGCGCCGCCCCTGGCAGTCGGTCAACTTCATCACCGCGCACGACGGGTTCACCCTGCGGGATCTGGTGTCCTACAACGAAAAGCACAACGAGGCCAACGGCGAGGACAACCGCGACGGCACGACCGACAACCGCTCGTGGAACCACGGCGTGGAGGGCGAGACCGGCAACGAGGCGATCACCAAGCTGCGCGCCCGGCAGGCACGTAACCTGCTGGCAACCCTGCTGTTGTCCACCGGTACGCCGATGCTCACCGCGGGCGACGAAATGTGGCGCACCCAGCAGGGCAACAACAACGCCTACTGCCTCGACGACGAGACGTCCTGGATCGACTGGACGCCGCCGGAGGAAGCGGTGCCGATCCTCGCCTTCACCCGGCGCGTGGTGCGGCTGCGCGCGGAAAGCCCGGCGCTGCGGCAGCCGGAGTTCTTCGAAGGCCGCACCACCCTCAGCGGCAAACCCGATCTGGTGTGGTTCCGGCCGGACGGCGAGGAGTTCGACGAGGTCGACTGGTTCGACGAGGACCGGCGCACGCTGTGCCTGTGGATCGACGGGTCGAACAGCCAGGCGCGCAACCGGGAGGGCGCGCTCGTCACGGACCATTCCTGGTTGCTGATGTTGCATTCCGGTGACGAACCGGTGGACGTCGTGTTGCCCGGACCGGAATACGGCGAGACGTTCAAGCCCACTTTGGACACTGGGACCGCGGACGGCAGCCCGGCGAACCCCGGCGTGCTCGAACCGAAGTCGACGATCCGGATGACCGCGCATTCCCTGCAGCTGCTGCGTGCGCCGCGCGACCACCTCACCACCCCACTTCCCTGACTCCGCCCCGGTTGGGTTCGTGAAGGGGTCCTTCACGGACCCAGAGTCCGTGAAGGTTCCCTTCACAGCCGCCCGGACGGTGGTGCGTTCGCTCGACCGGGTGGCGGCGAGGGATGTAAAAGGCCCCGCTGTCAAGGGCTTTGCGGGAATCAGGCACACTGCAAGTGCTCGCGTCCGCACTGTCCGACCACGGGAAAAAGGGGCGTTGCCATGTCCGGCAGGCTCGGGATCGACGACGTCGCACCTACCGTCAGCTGTGGCCGCTATCCGGCCAAAGCCGTTGTGGGAGAACACTTTCCGGTCACCGCCACGGTCTGGCGCGAGGGACACGACGCGGTCGCGGCCACGGTGTCCTGGCGCGGGCCCGGCGACCGCGCCGCCCGGCAGGCCCGGATGACCGAGCAGGGCAGCGGGCTGGACCGGTTCGGCGCGGTGCTGGTGCCCGACGCCGAGGGCATGTGGACCTACCGGGTGGACGCGTGGAGCGATCCGTGGGCCACCTGGGAGCACACGGTCGAGGTGAAGATCGGTGCCGGGCAAGGGGCCGGCGAGCTGGCCAACGATCTGGAGACCGGCGCCCTGCTGCTGGAGCGCGTGTCGCGCCGGCCGGACCGCCGGGCCGAGCGCGCGCTGCTCGCCGGTGCCGCGGCCGCGCTGCGCGACGAGGACCGCGCGCTCGCCGAGCGGGCCGGACCGGCGCTCTCGCCGGAGGTCCGCCGGATCATGCACGAGTTCCCGGTGCGGGAGCTGGTCACCAAGGGCCGCACGCTGAAGCTGTGGGTGGATCGCCGCCGCGCCGCGTTCGGGTCCTGGTACGAGTTCTTCCCGCGCTCCACCGGCGGCGTGGACGAGCAGGGGCGCCCGGTGCACGGCACCTTCGCCACCGCCGCGCGCGAGCTGGACCGGATCGCGGGCATGGGCTTCGACGTGGTCTACCTGCCCCCGATTCACCCGATCGGCCGGGTGAATCGCAAGGGCCCCAACAACACCCTGGACGCCACCCCGGACGACACCGGCTCGCCGTGGGCGATCGGCGCGGACGAGGGCGGGCACGAGGCGGTGCACCCGCGGCTGGGCACGATCGAGGACTTCGGCGCCTTCACCGCCCGCGCCGGGGAGCTGGGCCTGGAGGTCGCGCTCGACCTTGCGCTGCAGGCCGCGCCGGATCACCCGTGGGTGCTCAAGTATCCGGAGTTCTTCACCACCCGCCCGGACGGCACCATCGCCTACGCGGAGAACCCGCCGAAGAAGTACCAGGACATCTACCCGATCAACTTCGACAACGATCCGCGCGGCCTCTACGAGGAGGTGCTGCGCGTGGTGCTGCACTGGGTCTCGCACGGAGTGCGGATCTTCCGGGTGGACAACCCGCACACCAAGCCGCCGGACTTCTGGACCTGGCTGATCCAGACGGTCAAGGACGCGCATCCGGACGTGCTGTTCCTGGCCGAGGCATTCACCCGCCCGGCCCGGCTGTGGGGACTGGCCAAGCTCGGGTTCACCCAGAGCTACACCTACTTCACCTGGCGCACCACCAAGGACGAGCTGACCGAATTCGGTGCCGACCTGGTCGAACACTGGCCGGAGGGCCGCCCGAACCTGTTCGTGAACACGCCGGACATCCTGCACGCATCGTTGCAGCACGGCGGTCCGGGCATGTTCGCGCTGCGTGCCGCGCTGGCCGCCACGATGTCGCCGACCTGGGGTGTCTACTCCGGGTACGAGCTGTTCGAGAGCGAGCCGGTCCGCCCGGGCAGCGAGGAGTACCTCGACTCGGAGAAGTACCAGCTGCGCCCGCGGGACTTCGCCGGCGCGCTCGCGCAGGGCCGTTCGCTGGAGCCGTGGCTGGCCCGGCTGAACGCGATCCGCCGCGCGCACCCGGCGTTGCAGGGCATGCGGTCGCTGCACTTCCACCACGTGGACAACGACGCGCTGATCGCCTACTCCAAACAGGATCCGGCGACCGGCGACACGGTGATCGCCGTGATCACCCTCGATCCGCACAGCGCCCGGGAGGGCACCCTGCGGCTCGACCTGCCCGCGCTCGGTTTCGACGGGGCGGAGCGGCTGATCGCGCACGACGAGGTCACGGGCGACACCTGGGACTGGAGCGCGGAGAACTTCGTGCGGCTCGAACCGTGGCGGGCGGTGGCGCACGTGGTCTCGCTGCGCCGCCGGCTCGCGGACTGACCGGCGGATCCCGCCCGCCCACCGTGCACGCGCGCGCCGCGGCAGGGACGATCGAACGTACCCGGGGACAAGACTGAGGTGGAACGGATGGACGAGGAGCGCCGGCTCGACCCGGCACCGGGCCTGGCGGGCGTGCCGCACACCGGCGAGGCGGTGACGGCGGACGGCCTGCTGGTGGAGCCGCAGGCGGACGATTTCGGGCACGCGCACGCCGCGCCGCGCGATCCGGAGTGGTTCAAGGGCGCGGTGTTCTACGAGGTGCTCGTGCGTGCGTTCGCCGACTCGAACGGCGACGGCACCGGCGATCTGCGGGGTCTGGCCGGGCGGCTGGATTACCTCGAATGGCTGGGCGTGGACTGCCTGTGGCTGCCGCCGTTCTACGCCTCACCGCTGCGCGACGGCGGGTACGACATCAGCGATTTCCGTGCCGTACTGCCGGAATTCGGCAGTGTCGAGGATTTCGTGTACCTGCTCGACGAAGCACACCGGCGGGGCATCCGGGTGATCACCGATCTGGTGCTGAACCACACCTCGGACCAGCACCCGTGGTTCCAGCAGTCCCGGCACGATCCGGACGGTCCGTACGGCGACTACTACGTGTGGGGCGACGACGATTCGCGGTACGCGGACGCGCGGATCATCTTCGTCGACACCGAGACTTCGAACTGGACCTACGACCCGGTGCGCGGCCAGTTCTACTGGCACCGCTTCTTCACGCATCAGCCGGACCTCAATTACGAGAACCCGGCCGTGCAGGAGGCGATGATCGATGTGCTGCGGTTCTGGCTGGACCTGGGCATCGACGGGTTCCGGCTGGACGCCGTGCCGTATCTGTTCGAGGAAGAGGGCACCAACTGCGAGAACCTGCCGCGCACGCACGAGTTCCTCAAGCAGTGCCGCAAGGTGGTCGACGACGAGTTCCCGGGCCGGATCCTGCTCGCCGAGGCGAACCAGTGGCCTTCGGACGTGGTGGAGTACTTCGGTGATCCGGCGGCCGGCGGGGACGAATGCCATATGGCCTTCCATTTCCCGCTGATGCCGCGGATCTTCATGGCCGTGCGCCGCGAGTCGCGGTTCCCGATCTCGGAGATCCTGCTGCAGACGCCGCAGATCCCGTCCGGCACGCAGTGGGGCATCTTCCTGCGCAACCACGACGAGCTGACGCTCGAAATGGTCAGCGACGAAGAGCGCGACTACATGTATGCCGAGTACGCCAAGGATCCGCGGATGAAGGCGAACATCGGCATCCGCCGCCGCCTGGCGCCGCTGCTGGACAACGACCGCAATCAGCAGGAGCTGTTCACCGCGATGTTGTTGTCGCTGCCGGGTTCCCCGGTGCTGTACTACGGCGACGAGATCGGCATGGGCGACAACATCTGGCTCGGCGATCGCGATGCGGTACGCACTCCGATGCAATGGACGCCGGATCGCAACGCGGGGTTCTCCTCCTGCGATCCCGGCCGCATCTACCTGCCGGTGATCATGGACCCGGTCTACGGCCACCAGGCGCTGAACGTGGAGGCGCAGGCGGAGAACGCGTCGTCGCTGCTGAACTGGACCCGCCGGATGATCGAGGTGCGCAAGCAGCATCACGCTTTCGCGCAGGGCGATTTCCTCGATCTCGGTGGCTCGAACCCGAGTGTGCTGGCCTATCAGCGGCAGTGGCGTCGTCCGGACGGGCGCCAGGACGTGGTGCTGTGCGTGAACAATCTGTCGCGCTTCCCGCAGCCGGTGGAGCTGGACCTGTCCGCACACCAGGGGGCCACGCCGGTAGAGCTGACCGGCGGCGTGCGGTTCCCGGACATCGGCGAGCTGCCGTATCTGCTGACCCTGCCCGGACACGGGTTCTACTGGTTCCAGCTGCTCGGGCCGGACGACGCGTGACCGGCGAGCACGGGATTCCGGCCGGTCGGCTGGCGCAGTGGCTGCCCACGCAGCGCTGGTTCGCGGGCAAGGACCGGCCGGTCGACGTGGTCCGCCCACACGAACCCACCGTGCTGATCGAGGGCGATCCGGCGCTGTGGCACGTCGTGGTGGACGTGGTGCAGGGCGAGCGCATCGAGCCGTATCAACTGTTCGTCGGATGGCGTTCCGGCACACCCGAGATCGCGTCGTCCGCCTTGTTCGGCGAGGGCAGCGATCGCTACGAGGCCTGCGGCGACGCGGACCTCACCGCGATGCTGCTGGACGCGATGGCGGCCGGGACCCGGATCGACGGGCTGAGTTTCGCCGCCGAGCCGGGGGAGCAGCTCATCGGCGGGTTGCGCGCGCGGCCGATCACCACCGAGCAGAGCAACACCTCGCTGGTGTACGGCGGGCAGTACATCCTGAAGCTGTTCCGCAAACTCAGCCCGGGCATCAACAAGGATCTGCTGCTGCACCGCGCCCTGCAGGCCGCGGGGTGCGCGCACGTGGCCCGGGTCGTCGGCTCGATCACCGGTGAGCTGGCCGGGGAACCGGTCACTATCGGCATGCTGCAGGAGTACCTGCCCGACGCCGTCGACGGCTGGGCGATGGCGAGCACGAGCGTGCGTGACCTGCTGGCCGGTCCGGACCTGCAGCCCGACGAGGCGGGCGGCGATTTCGCCGCCGAAGCCGAGCGGCTGGGCGCAGCCGTCGCAGAGGTGCACGCGGATCTGGCCAGGGCGCTCGGCACCGAACCGGTGGACCGGGCCGAGCTGGCCCGCACGGTGCAGGCGATGCACGAACGGCTGGATCAGGTCGCCGCGGCGGTGCCACAGCTCGCCCCGCAGGTCCCCGCGCTGCGGGCGGCGTTTGACGCGGTGGGCGCCGCGGATCTGCCGCCGGTGTCGAGGCAGTACATCCACGGCGATCTGCACCTGGGACAAGTGTTGCGCACCGTCGGCGGCTGGCTGCTGCTGGACTTCGAGGGCGAACCCGCCGCGCCGGTCGCGCAGCGGCACGCGTTGCAGTCGCCGCTGCGTGACGTCGCGGGCATGCTCCGGTCTTTCGACTATGCCGCGCAGCAATTCCTGGTCGGCGAAGCCGAACACGGGCCGGAGACGGCGGCGCGAGCGCAGGAGTGGGCGTGGCGCAACCGCGCCGCTTTCTGCGCTGGGTACGCCGAGGCCGATGGCCCGGCCGGTGACCCGCTCGCGCACGCGGTGCTGCTGCGGGCTTTCGAACTCGACAAGGCGGTCTACGAGGTCGCCTACGAACACGCGAACCGGCCGGACTGGCTGGCCGTGCCGCTGGCGGCGATCGCCCGCAGCACCGAAGAAGGTGAGGGATCCCGTGACCAGTGATCCGATGCACGCCGTTCCCCGGGAGCTGCCCGCGGCGGCCCCGTCCCCGCAGGACATCGACCGGCTGCTGGACGGCTCGCATCACGACCCGCACACCGTGCTCGGCGTACATGCCGTCGACGGTGGTGTCGCAGTCCGCGCGCTGCGGCCCGGCGCGGAGGCTGTCACGGTGCTGGCCGGGGACCGCCGGTACCCGCTGGAGCGGGTCGCGGACGCGCTGTTCGCCGCGATCCTGCCCGAGCACCCGGGCGACTACCGGATCGAAATCACCTACCACGGGCAGACCGTGGTCACCGACGACCCGTACCGCTGGCTGCCCACCGTCGGCGAGCTTGACCTGCACCTGATCGGCGAAGGCCGGCATGAACGGCTGTGGGACGTCCTTGGCGCGCATGTACGTTCGTACGACACGCCGAACGGCGCCGTCCGCGGAGTGTCCTTCGCGGTGTGGGCGCCGACCGCGCGTGGCGTACGGGTGATCGGTGACTTCAACGGCTGGGAAGGCCGTGGGCACGCCCTGCGGTCGCTCGGCTCGTCCGGCGTGTGGGAGCTGTTCGTACCCGGTGTGGAGACCGGCGCCTGCTACAAGTTTCGCATTCTCGGCGCGGACGGGCAGTGGCACGAGAAGGCCGACCCGATGGCGTTCGCCACCGAGGTACCACCCGCGACCGCCTCGAAGGTGACCGAATCCGCCTACGCCTGGAGCGACGCGGAGTGGATTGCCCGGCGCGAGGCGACCGAGTGGGCGGACGCGCCGATGAGCGTGTACGAGGTGCACC
This Amycolatopsis sulphurea DNA region includes the following protein-coding sequences:
- a CDS encoding alpha-1,4-glucan--maltose-1-phosphate maltosyltransferase — translated: MSGRLGIDDVAPTVSCGRYPAKAVVGEHFPVTATVWREGHDAVAATVSWRGPGDRAARQARMTEQGSGLDRFGAVLVPDAEGMWTYRVDAWSDPWATWEHTVEVKIGAGQGAGELANDLETGALLLERVSRRPDRRAERALLAGAAAALRDEDRALAERAGPALSPEVRRIMHEFPVRELVTKGRTLKLWVDRRRAAFGSWYEFFPRSTGGVDEQGRPVHGTFATAARELDRIAGMGFDVVYLPPIHPIGRVNRKGPNNTLDATPDDTGSPWAIGADEGGHEAVHPRLGTIEDFGAFTARAGELGLEVALDLALQAAPDHPWVLKYPEFFTTRPDGTIAYAENPPKKYQDIYPINFDNDPRGLYEEVLRVVLHWVSHGVRIFRVDNPHTKPPDFWTWLIQTVKDAHPDVLFLAEAFTRPARLWGLAKLGFTQSYTYFTWRTTKDELTEFGADLVEHWPEGRPNLFVNTPDILHASLQHGGPGMFALRAALAATMSPTWGVYSGYELFESEPVRPGSEEYLDSEKYQLRPRDFAGALAQGRSLEPWLARLNAIRRAHPALQGMRSLHFHHVDNDALIAYSKQDPATGDTVIAVITLDPHSAREGTLRLDLPALGFDGAERLIAHDEVTGDTWDWSAENFVRLEPWRAVAHVVSLRRRLAD
- the treY gene encoding malto-oligosyltrehalose synthase, encoding MSTPSSTYRVQLRPEFGFLEAAGIVGYLRELGVGALYGSPMLDATPGSTHGYDVTDPTRARPELGGEEGRKTLATQLKDAALGFVVDIVPNHMSVEVPKANRWWWDVLRHGRDSAYAAFFDIDWSRGRLLLPVLGDDAAVNELTVDGDELAYYEHRFPIAPGTGEGTPQEVHARQHYELVGWRRGNRELNYRRFFDITNLAAVSVERPEVFAETHGEVLRWVSEGDVTGLRVDHPDGLADPGGYLRRLRAGAPDAWLVVEKILHPGEALPQSWPVDGTTGYDALGEIAGVFIDPSAAPVFTRLTAEQGARTGYAEVEERSRRLVTDEILVAEVRRIAALLGGVDPEAARAAVAEVMIAFGVYRSYLPEGAGTWAAAVERARGRRPELAPAFDALDSQVRGAPHGELATRLQQTSGMVVAKGTEDTTFYRFTRFAALNEVGGSPDRFGLAVRDFHTLAAGRAAAQPATMTTLTTHDTKRSEDTRARLAALSEVAEEFAAAVRRWTARRGLGEPALNLLAWQTLVGAWPISPERLRGYLDKAAKEAKLRTGWTDHDEEFERAVAAWPDEVLADAELAADVAAFVARVRGAGWSNSLGQKLMQLAGPGVPDVYQGTELWDHSLVDPDNRRPVDYLSRREILARVQAGQQPAIDASGAAKLLVVHRVLTLRRDRPELFTGYRPLHAEGVAADHLLAFERGERLVVAVTRLPLGLERAGGWRGTVLPLRDGEWTDVLTRRAVGDAPRAAALFDRYPVALLVRERS
- a CDS encoding maltokinase N-terminal cap-like domain-containing protein; the encoded protein is MTGEHGIPAGRLAQWLPTQRWFAGKDRPVDVVRPHEPTVLIEGDPALWHVVVDVVQGERIEPYQLFVGWRSGTPEIASSALFGEGSDRYEACGDADLTAMLLDAMAAGTRIDGLSFAAEPGEQLIGGLRARPITTEQSNTSLVYGGQYILKLFRKLSPGINKDLLLHRALQAAGCAHVARVVGSITGELAGEPVTIGMLQEYLPDAVDGWAMASTSVRDLLAGPDLQPDEAGGDFAAEAERLGAAVAEVHADLARALGTEPVDRAELARTVQAMHERLDQVAAAVPQLAPQVPALRAAFDAVGAADLPPVSRQYIHGDLHLGQVLRTVGGWLLLDFEGEPAAPVAQRHALQSPLRDVAGMLRSFDYAAQQFLVGEAEHGPETAARAQEWAWRNRAAFCAGYAEADGPAGDPLAHAVLLRAFELDKAVYEVAYEHANRPDWLAVPLAAIARSTEEGEGSRDQ
- the treS gene encoding maltose alpha-D-glucosyltransferase → MDEERRLDPAPGLAGVPHTGEAVTADGLLVEPQADDFGHAHAAPRDPEWFKGAVFYEVLVRAFADSNGDGTGDLRGLAGRLDYLEWLGVDCLWLPPFYASPLRDGGYDISDFRAVLPEFGSVEDFVYLLDEAHRRGIRVITDLVLNHTSDQHPWFQQSRHDPDGPYGDYYVWGDDDSRYADARIIFVDTETSNWTYDPVRGQFYWHRFFTHQPDLNYENPAVQEAMIDVLRFWLDLGIDGFRLDAVPYLFEEEGTNCENLPRTHEFLKQCRKVVDDEFPGRILLAEANQWPSDVVEYFGDPAAGGDECHMAFHFPLMPRIFMAVRRESRFPISEILLQTPQIPSGTQWGIFLRNHDELTLEMVSDEERDYMYAEYAKDPRMKANIGIRRRLAPLLDNDRNQQELFTAMLLSLPGSPVLYYGDEIGMGDNIWLGDRDAVRTPMQWTPDRNAGFSSCDPGRIYLPVIMDPVYGHQALNVEAQAENASSLLNWTRRMIEVRKQHHAFAQGDFLDLGGSNPSVLAYQRQWRRPDGRQDVVLCVNNLSRFPQPVELDLSAHQGATPVELTGGVRFPDIGELPYLLTLPGHGFYWFQLLGPDDA
- the glgX gene encoding glycogen debranching protein GlgX; amino-acid sequence: MATRPAPDNQVLAGRPFPLGAHPEAGGVRFAVTSAVADSVEVCLIGEDGTERRIELTERTFGVWHGLVPGVTVGQRYGYRVHGPYDLARGLRCNPAKLLVDPYARRITGRLTDLVAAQGFVGDPDRGPKSTVDSLGSVPLSVVTSPGGPETGIKPEVPFEESVFYELHVKGFTAQHPFIPEPLRGTYLGLAHPVAIEHLTRLGVTAVELLPVHAYADEPALIRAGRHNYWGYSPLGYFAPHPSYASEPGREVEEFRTMVAALHGAGIEVILDVVFNHTCEGGPDGPTLSLRGLDAPAYYLHTRRGHMADLTGCGNTLDAGSPTVVRLVTDSLRYWTQELGVDGFRFDLASTLGRPGGGGFDRDSAMFTAITTDPVLARCKLIAEPWDATAGGYQVGGFGPQWAEWNGRYRDTVRDFWRGATGVRDLAYRLSGSSDLYDHNLRRPWQSVNFITAHDGFTLRDLVSYNEKHNEANGEDNRDGTTDNRSWNHGVEGETGNEAITKLRARQARNLLATLLLSTGTPMLTAGDEMWRTQQGNNNAYCLDDETSWIDWTPPEEAVPILAFTRRVVRLRAESPALRQPEFFEGRTTLSGKPDLVWFRPDGEEFDEVDWFDEDRRTLCLWIDGSNSQARNREGALVTDHSWLLMLHSGDEPVDVVLPGPEYGETFKPTLDTGTADGSPANPGVLEPKSTIRMTAHSLQLLRAPRDHLTTPLP
- the treZ gene encoding malto-oligosyltrehalose trehalohydrolase, with product MMFTVWAPAADRVRVRVDGIDHEMTATEGGWWRAEVTGSDYAFLLGDDERPLPDPRSLRQPHGVHEASRVYDHSEFTWTDHAWTGRQLPGAVIYELHLGTFTEDGTFDAAIERLGHLVDLGVTHVELLPVNSFDGVAGWGYDGVLWAAVHEPYGGPDGLKRFVDACHARGLAVVLDVVYNHLGPSGAYLDRFGPYFAGRTDWGAGLNLDGAGSDEVRRYVLDNALGWLRDFHVDGLRLDAVHALVDKRATHLLEELAVEVEALSTTLGRPLPLIAESDLNDPKLVTSRDGGGYGLDAQWSDDLHHALHVRLTGETTGYYPDFAAPDALAKTLREVFFHAGTWSSFRERTHGRPVDTRVLPGHRFLAYLQDHDQIGNRAAGDRLSATVPAGLLACGAAVVFCSPYTPMLFMGEEWAANTPWQFFASFPDPELAEAVRTGRRREFSRHGWVAGDVPDPMDPATVARSRLDWSEPGRDGHREMLALYRTLIRLRRDRPELADPRLAGLVVETAADGSWLVLHRGALRLACNFAPDPATVPLAGTPGEVLASWGEARFAGSSALLPGHSFVLTAPA